TTCCACAGGAACTCCTAAAGCTGTGGCGCATAATCACCAGCAGCATTTTGCTTCTGCTCAGGGATTATTAGAGTGGTTTACCTTCTCTGAACAGGACAGTTGGTTACTTAGCTTGCCTATGTATCATGTTTCGGGCTTATCGATCATTTATCGGTGGTTAGCGGCAGGGGCGTGCTTAAAACTTGGTAATGGCGATTTACTCTCTGATATTCATGGAGTGAGCCACGCCTCTCTGGTTCCAGTGCAGTTAAAGCGGCTTCTCGACAGTCGTCAACCTTTGACATTAACCCATGTGCTATTAGGGGGAAGTCATATTCCTCAAGAGCTTGGTATGCGAGCGGCGCAGCTCGGTATTGAAACTTGGCTGGGCTATGGCATGACAGAAGCTGCGTCGACAGTGACTGCTCGTAAAGTAGAAAGTGGTGAAGGTGTCGGCCGTATTATTCCTAATCGTGCACTTGAAGTTCGAGGAGAACGCATTTTTATTGGTGGTCAGACGCTAGCCTCGGGTTACTACCGTCAGGGATATCTGGTGTCTATCACAGACGATTTGGGCTGGTTTGACAGTAAAGATCTCGGTTATTGGCAAGGGGAAGAATTAGTGGTCATCGGACGTGCAGATAATCTATTTATATCAGGTGGAGAGAATATTCACTGTGAAGAAATAGAAGCCGTATTAAATGCACATCCGCACGTTCAGACAGCAATGGTCGTTCCTGTTAAGGATGATGAATACGGACATCGCCCCGTTGCTGTATTGCAAGGTTGCGAAACCATAGACAAAGCAAGCTGGGATCACTGGTGCCAAGAGAAACTAGAGAAATTTAAATGGCCAATTGTGTATTACGTGATGCCGGAAGTATTGACTCAAACGGGGATTAAAGTGTCTCGCAAAGCCCTGAGTCAGTGGGTTGATGAGCAACGCCACACCAATTCTTAGACTCTTTTTAAAGAAAAGTTATGAGATAGATGAAAACAGAATTTTCTCTTCTTATAACCTCAACGCATAATAATCCTAGATATCAGTGAATTTAGGATAAAGACTGTGTTAGCGAAAATTCTGTTAGTTGTTACGATTGTTCTTCAATTAGTTGTAGCCATCACACAGCAAGGATGGCTACGTTCCGTGTCTGAGCTCTCTGCATTCCTGCTGGTGGCGACTTTGGCTTATCTATTCCAAATTAAAGCGGGTGAGTTAAAAGCCAAGCAAGAGACGAGCAAGATATTGTAATCCACAATGATACGCCGAAGATAAATGGCTTAGGGCCAGATTGTTTAAGGCGACCAATCGATATACCACATCCAATTAAGTACAAGCACACCACCAATAGTTGTTTCGATACCATAAAAATTCCATGGTAAAAAACTTGCCACTGTGGCAGGAGATCGGTAATCGCTATCGCCAAGCAATAAAACAAAATGAAGTAAGGGATCGTGATTTTTTTCGATTCACTACGAAATAAAAAAGCACTAAAGAAAGCCACAGGAATGATCCATAAGGCTCGCGCCAGTTTGAGCGTTGTTGCTGTTTTCAGCGCTTCAGTCCCATAGGCCGACGCAGCACCAACGACTGATGATGTGTCATGAATCGCAATCGCAGCCCATGTCCCAAAAGTTTGTTGGTTAAGTCCGACTAAATGCCCAATCATCGGAAAGACAAACAGCGCCACCGAATTTAAAACGAATACAGTCCCTAGCGCTAAGCCTATTTGGTCATCATCTGCCTCAATAGCTGGGGCTACCGCTGCTATCGCACTCCCACCACAAATTGCCGTACCGGATGCAATTAGGTGTCCTGTTTTACTATTTAGTCCAATGACTTTTGCCACCATCGATCCAATCACTAACGTACCGATAATTGTGAAAATAACGATGCCAATGCCATGGCTGGTCACGCTTAAGGCTTGCTGGAGCGGAATACCAAACCCCAATCCGATGATGGAGTAAGAAAGCAGCTTCTTGGTCATTTTAGTAATGGCAAGTCCTTCTGGAATTAACCCCAGTGAGGAGATAAAAAAACCAAGCACGAGAGCAGTAGGAGACGTCAATACGGGAGTAAGACAGAGTAAAAGCCCTGCCCAAAAGAGAATATGCTTAAGTTTCATAAATCAGGCCAAAAAGTAATAACGAGTGAGACGCCATTGTAACGTAAGTCACACTGTCAAAAAGTCTTAATGTTTTGAACAAGTGTTCAGTAAAATTGAACGAAAAGGTAAAAGCAACGTATTACAAAGTGTTACCTTAATTTAACAGGACAGACAACATAAAAAGGAGGAGTTTTAAAAGGACAGGCAATGTACGAGACACTTCTTTCGTTATTTTTTACCAGGACAGACAGTTTAATTAGATAGCTTAATCAGGGCGAAGTAGAACGATGACAGTATTAATCATTCATAGTTACGGTGAGTGATTAGGGCTGGCTGGGGGAAGGAAATAACCGAAGTGACTATTCAAGATAAAAAGATTACAGAGTGAGGGCAGTGGTGTCACAAGCGCTCACTCATTTTGCATCAATCTTTTTGTTTATTCTGCCGCGCCGCGCAAATTAGTGAGGGCAAGTTGAAGCTTCTCGATATTGGCGTGTTCTGGCGCGATAGGTTCACCAACTTCTATGGCAACTTTTGCTAACCAGCATGAAGGCACACCTTTACAGGCTCGTCCTTTGTACCGGCTAAAATAACTCCCCCATAGCCCTTTTAAAGCGATCGGGATGACTGGTGCCTTACAACGGCTCAGAATGATATCTAATCCGCGCATGAAGGGTTGTATGTTTCCATCTGGTGTGAGGCGACCTTCTGGAAATATACAGACGAGTTCACCATTTTTTAAAGCTTGTTCTACTTCGCCAAATGCGCGGCGAATGGTGCTTCCACGGCGTGCATTAATTGGAATCACGCCAGCCCGACGTAGGAATCCAGCAACAACAGGGAAGTTCGCATAATCTTCTTCCATCACAAAACGAATAAGGCGATTTGAGGCTGCACTGAGAAGTAATGCGTCCATATAACTGACATGGTTACAAATTAATAAAGCACCGCCTTCTTGCGGAAGCTGTTCTAGATTCTTTTCTCGCACTCGGTAGAGGGTTCTCGTCATCAACCAGACAAATAACCGCGTTACATGCACAGGAAACTGATACAACAGAGCGATGGAAACAATAAGATTAAAAATGGCCAATAAGCCGAACAGTTGTGGGATAGAAAGGTGAATAAGGCTTAATGCGACGATCCCTAAAATGGCGCTTAATACCATAAATAGTGAATTGTAGATGTTGAGGGCTGCAATCACTTGAGCACGCTCGTTTACTTTGGCTTTTTGTTGCATTAAAGCATAGAGAGGCACAATAAACATTCCTCCGCTCATCCCGAGTAGAAATAGATATCCAAAGGTAGGCCATAACACGCTAGCGCTAACAAAACGGGTGAAGTTTGCGTAATTAGGTAAGGCCTCCGGAATCTGTGTGGCAAAAAGATAGCCAAATAAAGTGATCGCAAAACCGCTAAGAGGAATCAACCCAAGTTCGATACGATGCTTGGTTAATCGATCATACAGCAAAGATCCTAAAGCGATACCCACTGAGAATAATGCGAGTAAAAATGAAACGGCGGTCTCACTGCCATGCAGATATTGGTGGGTAAAGTTTGGAAATTGGGTTAGATAGGAAGCCCCTAAAAACCAAAACCAGCTTATGGCTAAAATGGCGCGATAAATGGTGCGATTACTTTTCGCAATCGCAAGGGTACGCTTAGTGTGGGCAATAGGTCGCCAACGAAAACGCAGTTCAGGTGCACTGGCTGGTGCTTGAGGAATCCAGCGGCTAGCCAAATAACCCAGAAAGGCAAATATGACGACGGCTCCAGCGGCTATCTCTGCGGAGAAATCAAGCGAGGCGATGATCCCTGCACCAATCGTACCTAATAAAATCGCCATAAATGTCCCTGTCTCGACGAGCGCATTTCCTGGAACTAATTCACTTGGCTTTAATTGCTGAGGGAGCAAGGCATATTTTACTGGACCAAAGATGGCTGATTGAGTACCCATCAAAAAAAGAATCAGTAATAATACGCCATAACTGTGGGTCACAAATCCAATGGCTCCCAATAGCATTATCGCTATTTCCAATAGTTTGACTTTACGGATAAAGGCGGACTTTTCATATTTGTCTGCAAGGAGCCCTGCTGAGGCAGAAAAAAGAAAAAAAGGGAGAATGAATAAGCCAGCAGCAAGATTAATAAATAAGTTACTTGAAACGGGGAGTGATTCTGCACCAGCAAAGGCAACAAAAAGCAGTAACACGTTTTTAAAAATATTATCGTTAAAAGCTCCGAAAAACTGGGTGACAAAATAAGGGAAGAAGCGCCGTTGAAATAGCAGTGAAGAAGATTTTGTCATGCCAGTTCCTTTGGGCTTACCAGTTAGTCAGATAGTGGGACAATAAATTTTCTATCAATTCTTTACCGTCGATCGGCTCTGCAGCGAAAAATTTGTCGTCGACGCTGAGTAGAGTGATGCCGTGAACGCCTGACCATAATACGCGGCTTGCTTGTAATACCTCGTAATCTGTCCGTTGGGGGGCAATCACTTTAAGTAATGTCTCCAGCATAGTTGTCATATTATCGATGCGGTCTTGTTGCCATTCTGGCAATACTTCACCATTCATATTGTGCTCAAAGATGAGCTGCCAACGAAATGGGTTAGCTTGAGCAAAATCGTGATAACAATAAGCTAATTGATATAGAGCCTGTTCCGGATCTTTACATTGGCTTACTACATCTTTCGCTTGAGTGGAAAGGTTATCCAGTGTCTTCGCTACCACATGCAATAGTAACAAATTGTAATTGCCAAACACGTTGACAAGCGTACTAGGAACATAACCAATCATGCCTGCAATCTTGCGTAAGCTAAGATCGTGATAGGAATGCTCTTCTAAAAAGCCATTTACGGCGTCGAGGGTCAGATTAATCAACTCTTCCCTTGTATGATCGTTTCTTCTTGCCATGCGAAATAGTAAAATTATGTACAATGTTCAATATTTTAATGGTGTGCTACCTGAGCGTCAACATATCTGCCTGCAATATTCTGATACAAGTCCATAACATGAAAAGATTTTCATGTTTACTCAGAGCCGCTATCATTTCATTGTTAGAAAAAGTCTGGTTTGAGCCAGTTCATTTAAAAAAGGAAGTCTATGAAACGTTTTTTCTCATTCGTTGCTCTACTGATGGTATCCGTGATGGTTGTTCCTCACGTGGATGCCAAGAAGTTTGGTGGCGGCGGTTCGTTTGGTAAAAGTTTCAAAACTGCACCATCACCGAAATATTCAAACAACAGCACAACAACTAAAAATAAAACAGCAGCAACCCCTAATAATAATCGTAAAGGTTTAATGGGTGGCTTACTTGGTGGTTTATTAGCTGGCGGTCTGTTAGCAGCTTTCTTTGGCGGGGCCTTTGAAGGTATCCAATTTATGGATATTTTAATTATTGGTCTTATTGCGTTCTTCATTTTCCGTTTACTGCGTGGAGTCTTGGCTTCTAAGCAAGCAAGTATGAACCAGCAGCAACCGGCATTTGGCGGCGCGAATCGTAACCAGTATGAACAGCCAAATGTGCATAATTTCGAACAGCCACAAAATGCGGGTGGATTCGGTACTCAAGCACACAGCGATGTGCCACATAATTATCCCCCAGGTTTTGATCAAGCAGGTTTTGTTAACGGTGCTCGTGAGCATTACCGCGTGATACAAGGCGCATGGAACTTCAATCAGCTTGACAAGATTCATGAGTATGTTTCAGAAAGCTTATTTGAAGATTTAAAAAATGAACGAGCGAAGCTTCATGGTGAGCAGCATACCGATGTGATGTATGTTGACGCGGAAATCGTACGCTGTGATTACGATGCGCAAAAAGCGCAGCTAAGTTTACAGTTCTCGGGACGTTACCGCGATGCCGTTGAAGGTGTTGAAGAAGATATTGAAGACATCTGGCACTTAGAGCGCGATTTAACCGTGCCAAATGCACCTTGGTTAATTGTTGGTATTCAAAACAGTTAACAATTGATGTGATAAAAGAAAGGCCCAGTCTTTGACTGGGCCTTATTATTTTGCAGCAATTAAAAGAGTCAATTTAAGCGTGAGACTCTTTGGTTGTTGCTGATTGTGCGTCAATTTTCTTTGCTTTTGAGATCATGGGTGTAATGGTTGAACCTTGCACAATGATAGAGAACAGTACAACGGCATAAGTCATTAATACGATAATCTCTTTTAGTTCAACATGAGCAAATGGCGTTTGGATACCTGAAGGTATTGCCATCGCCATTGCGAGAGCTAAACCACCGCGTAAGCCACCCCATGTTAAAATTTTCACGGATTCTGAGTTGTAACTCCGGAAACGATTAAAACAAACATAGGAAAGGCGAACACTAAGAAAACGACCGCAAAGAACCAAAGGAATAGCAATCATAACGGCGACAAGGTCGACTCTGTGGAAAGTAAATGTCACCATAATTAGGCCGATAAGTAGGAACAAAATCGCATTTAAGAATTCATCCGCTAATTCCCAAAAGTGACTTAATTGGAAAGATTCTTCTTCAGTCATGATAGTGCGGGTGATATTACCGACAATAATGCCTGCCACAACCATCGCTAGGGGGCCGGATACGCCTATATGTTCCGCCATGACATAACCTGCTGTAGGAACTAGCATGGTTAAAATAATACGCATTAAGCTATCGTGAGCTGTTTTAATCAAGAAGTGGAATAGAGCACCTAACACTGCACCAAAGAGTACACCGCCAATAGCTTCGTGAGCGAAAAGTTCAATAGTGCCACCAATGGTCGGCGTATCCGAACTAAAAGCAATTTGGAAAATAGTGACGAATACGACGAGGCCAACACCGTCATTAAATAATGACTCCCCTTCAATCTGAGTCGAGATTCGTTGTGGCGCTTTCATTTTCTTGACTATCGCAAGTACAGCAATTGGGTCGGTTGGTGAGATTAATGCACCAAATAGGCAGCAATAGATAAAATCAATGTTGATACCTATTTCACCAAAGATAAACCAAAGAGCGCCACCGATAAAGAAAGTAGAGAATAGTGTGCCCGCTAATGCAAGAAATGCAATTTCGAACTTTTGGTCTTTTAGGTGGTTAAGGTTGATGTTTAACGCGCCGCCAAACAGTAAGAAACCAAGAACGCCTTTTAATAGAAAATCGTCAAATTGAATGTTATTCAACATATTAACGATAGGTTGTTCATTTCCAACCGAAAGTAACCCTGTGTAACTCAGTGTTAGAAGCACAGCAGAAATAAGAACTGACCAACCAGTGATTGCGATCGTAGTTTGGAATCGACCGAATCGATGGTTTATCAAGGAGATGATGATAGCGACAGCGGCAATCATACAAACTGTGTCATAGACAGACATAGAAAGGTTCCTTGTGAAGTACGTTAAGAGAGTTCTCTCAACATCTATGAAAAGGAAATAAGGCCTACTTCGGGTGAGAGAGCTAGAGGACGGCTAATCTTGCCGAAAAAAAGGTAATTTTGCTATGGTTGGATGGGTAAAAAAGGTACGTTTTCCGGTTAAATAAGCAAAAAAAAACTAAAATCTAATTTTTATATACTTAGTAGTTATGTAAAAATTATTTTTGATAATTTAAATTCATAAAGTGCACTGTCTCAATTTACATGCTGTGATCCTGACCAATAAGAATAGTGTTTAATATTGATAAATTAGAAAACGCTGACATTAGCCAGCGTTTTTGTTATGAATAAGCGCATGTATTCACTAATAATGAATGTATTAATAAACATTCAACTTATTGTGCTATTTGATGCTTATTTTTTATGTAGCTCGTATTGAGCGGCCATATCACCAGAAACTTTATTGCCTGCTGCATCTAGCTTAATGAGCGTGCCATCTTCGATAGCATATTGCTCTGGTTTTCCTTTCCCGTTATCTAAGCTTAATGTAGTCCCTTCTGGAGACCAAGCAAACTTACCTTCGGTCTTTTTATCTTTACCATCAATCTGTTGAGTCATGGTAAAGGTTTGATCTTCATTTAAAGTGATTGTGGTATCCACATTTTTACCATCAGCACCAGGTAGTGAACCTTGGTAACTTCCTTGCCAATCTAGATCACTTGTTTTTTTCTGTAGGGGATCAACAGCCGTAGGGGCAGAGCTAGTTGGCTCATTAACATTTGGTGAAATATCACCAGATGCCGCAGGTGAAGCGTTTTGTTCAACAGCAGCTGATGGTTGTTGGTCTGCTTTAGGTTCAGTTTTATCTGAATTGCCATCACAACCAGCCAAAATTACAGTTAATACACTCAATGCCAAAATCGACTTTTTCATCGTTTAATCCTTTCTCTGTTTGAAATACAAACGGATGTGTTGTTGTTTTGTGGAATGCATTATCCTGCAAACGAATGTTAGGAGAGTCAGGTGGTAGTCATCCTTTCAACAGCGGCTGTAAGAAGGTTGTCAGTGATGTGTTAAGACCTCAACCTAAGATTTACATAGCGATAAAATTCCATATTTATCAGCGTATTAATGCCTGTTGGTCTATAAACCTGCGAGCTATTCAAATTTGTTGCTTTTTTAATGGTCGTTAAGAAGCAGATGAACAGGCTGGATACTCACACATAGATTGGAAAATCCGGACTAGATAGATGTTTTATTACGCCAAAAATAACAAGGTAGTTGTTCAATTACTTGTTTATGATAGTTTGGAGAATATTTTTCTATATCCCAATAACTTTAAGACTCAGGATTCAGAACTTAATCTTGTGGTTACTAGGGTATATAACCGATGAGTCAGATGATGGAATTAGATAGAACAGATCGACACCTATTGTCGTTATTGCAAAGTAACAGCAATTTATCACTGAGCGAGTTAGCAGAAGCTGTAAACCTAACCACAACTCCTTGCTGGAAGCGATTGAAGAAGCTTGAAGAGAGTGGGGTTATTAAGAAACAGGTCGCTTTATTGGATGCAGATAAATTGAACTTGTCATTTATAGCTTTTGTGATGGTTAAAACGAATGACCACTCACATGAGTGGTATCAAAACTTTGTCCGCGCTGTTGAAGAGTTTCCTGAGGTAATGGAGTTCTATCGCATGGCGGGTGAGTATGATTACATGATGAAAGTCATTACAAAAGATATGAATAAATTTGATCTTTTTTATAAAAAACTTGTTAATAGCATCGATGGAATAAATAATGTTACCTCAACATTTTCAATGGAGTCATTAAAATATACAACGGAGCTCCCTATTTAATATATTTTGATCTAAACATATAAATATCTGATGGTTGTATTAATTGTTGTTATATTGATAAGGTATAAATACATTTATTAATAAAACTATTTGTTATTTTAAATTATTTTGTATTAGTTTATTCGTTGTATATAATGGCCGGCCATTGTGTCAGGTTGTTTATTCGCACGGATTACAATTCTTCCTTGTCCTCTTCATCAGCTCGGCATAATTCCTCTAATTATAATTAAGGTTTAAAGTATGTCGTTCATTATTTCTTGGTTCGAGAATCGTTCGGTAGGCTACAAGCTAGGTGTAGGGTTTGGTTTAGTCCTTATTCTTACTGTGGTGGTTGCGCTGGCCGGAGATTATAGCCTTCATATTGTAAAACAGCGCGGAAAAAAAGTATCCGCAGCACTAAGTATGAATCTTTTACTATCACAAGCTAAATTAAATTTTAATGACTATGTGATGAAAGATAGTGATAAAAACAAGCAAGCAACGTTAGATATCTTAGCTAAGTTGAAAAGTGAATTAGTGAATGAACGTCAACTATACGTTGATCAAGAGGACCTTGATGAATTCGACCAGTCAATAAAAAATACCGATGTATTGGTTAATAATATCTATTTGCAAATTAAAAAGCTCAATGAAAAAAATAAATTAAAGCAAGATATTGATAGAAGTTATGTTAGTGGTGTGAAAGATGTCAAAGCGGCGTTTGAAGCTATATCTGCAAATGATAAAGCATTCACGAATAGTGAAATAGAACAAATCCGAACAATACTTTTTGACCTAAGCAGATATTTAAGCGAAACGGCTATTTTTGCTCATACGTCAGAGAAAATTGACATTAGCAGCACACTTTTATTAGGTGAAAAAATTCAAGGGTTAATTAACGCTTTACCGAGTAGTGCGTTAAGCCTGTTCACTAATGACGGTATGAAATCACAGATAGTTGCTTATCAAGAAAAAGTGCGCCGATTCGATAAACTCAATAGTGATTATCAAGTGGCATCGAAGGCAGTAGAGGATAAAGGGGGGCAAATATTTTCTAGTCTAGGTCGTTTAATCGATAGCCAGAATAAAAAAACGGAACTTGATGGAACCAAAGCGATAGTGACCTCATCTGTTGTCACGGCTATTGCTGTGATTCTCGGTGCTATTGCTGCTTGGATTATTTGGCATATGATCACCAAGCCATTAAATGAGACAGTAAAAATTGCCCGCCGTATTGCCGATGGTGATTTGACTCATACAGTATCGACAAAACGTAAAGATGAATTGGGACAGCTGCAAAGCACCATCGGGCATATGACTGAAATGTTGAACGGGCTAATCAGTGAAATTTCTACTTTATCGGGTGAATTAAGTGCTGCCACATCGCAGTTCTCTAAATCTTCCAAAGATAATTCAGCACGTATGCAGAATCAGCAAAAAGAGAGTGAACAAGTCGCAACCGCGATGAATCAAATGAGTGCAACAGTCGCTGAAGTAGCAAAATATGCAGAGCAAGCTTCGCATGCGACACAAGAAGCAAGCACGATTGTATTTGATGGCCATGAAATGGTGAACGATACCACGCGTCAAATGCGCTCTTTGGCTGAAAACGTCGAACGCAGTACTTTGTCTATGCATGAACTAAAACAGCAAAGTGATGATGTGGGTAAAATATTGGATGTGATTAACGGCGTGGCTGAGCAAACTAACTTGTTGGCGCTGAATGCCGCGATTGAGGCCGCTCGGGCGGGGGAATCAGGTCGAGGGTTTGCCGTTGTGGCTGATGAAGTGCGCAATTTAGCGAGTCGAACTCACCACTCAATTCAAGAAATCGAAACCTTAATTGGTCGCTTGCAAGTCGGCGCGGATGAATCGTTACGTTCAATGGAAGAAAGCCAGCAATTCTCGCAAGTGACTATCTCTCGTGCTCAAGAATTACAACAAGCGTTTGAGCAAATTAGCGAAACAATTAAACGAGTGGAAGACATGAGCACTCAGATTGCGACCTCATCAGAAGAACAGAGCCTAGTATCGGATGATATCAGCCGCAGTATGGAACGAGTGAATGAGATCACTCAGCAAGTTGCGGAAGAGGCGCTAGAAGGTGAGCGCGGTATGGATTCATTGTTAAATCGTACACAAGATTTACACGCGTTAACGGCGCGATTCAGTATTTCTGCTTAGTTCTAATATGCAAGCCCGCAATAATATCCCCAAATGACCTCAAGATGCAGGATTCAGAGCTTCATCAACGAGCCCAGGTCAAGCTCAATCACGGCAGGAATGGTTATTCCCTTTCAACGTGATTGAGCGCAGAAATAGGTTTGTTGATGAGCTCCCGAAAGGCGAGTTTTATTCGCTCCTAGGCTGTGTTACTGATTTTCAACGTAGAATGACTATGTCTTCAAATCAGTGCCTTGCCTAAGAGCGAAACCATTCTCGCTGAAACAGCATCTTGAGGTTACTTGGGTATAATAGCGGGCCTTTTATATCCAAATTAACTAAACAATGGTTTAGCCAAAAATCCAAGCGATTAGAAAAACGACAACCAGTAAACCAGCAAATACTTTCAGTAATGGGCCGATTTCCGGAGTACCGCCTGCTGGTGGTTTGTTACAGCAGCTCATATCTCTTCCTCCTTAAGTTTGTCACTGAATTCACTATAAAGCTTCCCCTTAGGGAAAGGTAAAGAGGTATAAGAGAACTTTTTTATCGAATTACGTTTGCTTAAATCTCATCACGCCTTCTTGAACCGCAGAAGCGACTAAGGTGCCGTCTTGGCGATAAATCTCTCCACGAACAAGTCCCCGCCCATTTGAGGCAGTTGGGCTATCAATAGCAAACAGTAGCCATTCGTCCATTTTGAAAGGGCGATGGTACCAAATAGAATGATCGATTGTTGCCACCTGAAATTTTGGGGTCAGCAGTGAAACACCGTGTGGCTGTAGCGCTGTGACTAAAAAGCCCCAGTCAGATGCGTATCCGAGTAAATATTGGTGAATTAACTGGTCGTCGGGTAATTCACCCGTTGCGCGAATCCAAAGATACTGTTTAGGCGCCATTTTTTCTGGCTTAATTGGATTTACGATATTCACAGGCCGCACTTCAATTGGGCGTTCACCACAAAATGTTGTTTTAAGTGGCTCGGGTAATAAGTGGGCAATCTGCGAGGCGATATCGCGTTCAGACGCTAAACTCTCCGGTTCAGGTACTTCAGGCATTGCAGATTGATGTTCAAACCCTTCACTGATCTCTTGATACGATGCGGTTAGATAGAAAATAGGGCGATCATTTTGCATCGCTTTCACACGTCGAGTACTGAAGCTTCTTCCGTCACGCAGGCGCTCAACATCGTAATAGATAGGTTTGGATATATCACCTGGGTAGAGGAAATAGCTATGGAAGGAGTGAACGGTGCGAGTATTCTCTACCGTGTAACGTGCCGCTGACAATGCTTGGCCGATCACTTGACCGCCGTAAACCTGGGGCAAACCGAGATTTTCACTTTGACCTACGTAGGTGCCATTTTCGTGTGGCGTTAACTTCAGTAAGTCCAACAATTCTGAAAGGGCTTGGCTCATGAATAAGGAAATTCCTTTAAACTAACATTGTTAAACAGTACGTCACTCTATGCGATTTAAGCAAGTTAATCCTGATTTGGATCCCAGCGAAATCGCTTCAATGATATTTTTCCATCTGGCGAAACGTCGACCCCTTCTGCTAGAAGTTTCTCACGTTGACGTAAGAGATCGTCCCCTTTTAGAGAGATTCTCCCTTGGCTATTTACAACTCGGTACCATGGCAAAGTCGAGCCAACTGGTAAGTTAGACAAGGCTTTACCGACTTGTCGAGCATAACCGGGAAAGCCCGCCATTCGGGCAACCTCACCATAAGTGGTTATACTACCTTCGGGTATTCTCGCT
This DNA window, taken from Vibrio nitrifigilis, encodes the following:
- the menE gene encoding o-succinylbenzoate--CoA ligase encodes the protein MASGVSVAMTPWQQWCQQAPNRVALQSSEQTLTWQMLCDQVNQYASQLTAQGIRSGDVLTIVGKNHPSTLMIFLAAHQVGAICALTMPQPVAQLQPKLDTLYKAGQSAWVWLAPSAQVSREEIVALERDVSVIELVAKDKRDDPEDHYDINNLASLIFTSGSTGTPKAVAHNHQQHFASAQGLLEWFTFSEQDSWLLSLPMYHVSGLSIIYRWLAAGACLKLGNGDLLSDIHGVSHASLVPVQLKRLLDSRQPLTLTHVLLGGSHIPQELGMRAAQLGIETWLGYGMTEAASTVTARKVESGEGVGRIIPNRALEVRGERIFIGGQTLASGYYRQGYLVSITDDLGWFDSKDLGYWQGEELVVIGRADNLFISGGENIHCEEIEAVLNAHPHVQTAMVVPVKDDEYGHRPVAVLQGCETIDKASWDHWCQEKLEKFKWPIVYYVMPEVLTQTGIKVSRKALSQWVDEQRHTNS
- a CDS encoding YeiH family protein, with translation MKLKHILFWAGLLLCLTPVLTSPTALVLGFFISSLGLIPEGLAITKMTKKLLSYSIIGLGFGIPLQQALSVTSHGIGIVIFTIIGTLVIGSMVAKVIGLNSKTGHLIASGTAICGGSAIAAVAPAIEADDDQIGLALGTVFVLNSVALFVFPMIGHLVGLNQQTFGTWAAIAIHDTSSVVGAASAYGTEALKTATTLKLARALWIIPVAFFSAFLFRSESKKITIPYFILFYCLAIAITDLLPQWQVFYHGIFMVSKQLLVVCLYLIGCGISIGRLKQSGPKPFIFGVSLWITISCSSLAWLLTHPL
- a CDS encoding MFS transporter encodes the protein MTKSSSLLFQRRFFPYFVTQFFGAFNDNIFKNVLLLFVAFAGAESLPVSSNLFINLAAGLFILPFFLFSASAGLLADKYEKSAFIRKVKLLEIAIMLLGAIGFVTHSYGVLLLILFLMGTQSAIFGPVKYALLPQQLKPSELVPGNALVETGTFMAILLGTIGAGIIASLDFSAEIAAGAVVIFAFLGYLASRWIPQAPASAPELRFRWRPIAHTKRTLAIAKSNRTIYRAILAISWFWFLGASYLTQFPNFTHQYLHGSETAVSFLLALFSVGIALGSLLYDRLTKHRIELGLIPLSGFAITLFGYLFATQIPEALPNYANFTRFVSASVLWPTFGYLFLLGMSGGMFIVPLYALMQQKAKVNERAQVIAALNIYNSLFMVLSAILGIVALSLIHLSIPQLFGLLAIFNLIVSIALLYQFPVHVTRLFVWLMTRTLYRVREKNLEQLPQEGGALLICNHVSYMDALLLSAASNRLIRFVMEEDYANFPVVAGFLRRAGVIPINARRGSTIRRAFGEVEQALKNGELVCIFPEGRLTPDGNIQPFMRGLDIILSRCKAPVIPIALKGLWGSYFSRYKGRACKGVPSCWLAKVAIEVGEPIAPEHANIEKLQLALTNLRGAAE
- a CDS encoding TetR/AcrR family transcriptional regulator, translating into MARRNDHTREELINLTLDAVNGFLEEHSYHDLSLRKIAGMIGYVPSTLVNVFGNYNLLLLHVVAKTLDNLSTQAKDVVSQCKDPEQALYQLAYCYHDFAQANPFRWQLIFEHNMNGEVLPEWQQDRIDNMTTMLETLLKVIAPQRTDYEVLQASRVLWSGVHGITLLSVDDKFFAAEPIDGKELIENLLSHYLTNW
- a CDS encoding Tim44 domain-containing protein, whose translation is MKRFFSFVALLMVSVMVVPHVDAKKFGGGGSFGKSFKTAPSPKYSNNSTTTKNKTAATPNNNRKGLMGGLLGGLLAGGLLAAFFGGAFEGIQFMDILIIGLIAFFIFRLLRGVLASKQASMNQQQPAFGGANRNQYEQPNVHNFEQPQNAGGFGTQAHSDVPHNYPPGFDQAGFVNGAREHYRVIQGAWNFNQLDKIHEYVSESLFEDLKNERAKLHGEQHTDVMYVDAEIVRCDYDAQKAQLSLQFSGRYRDAVEGVEEDIEDIWHLERDLTVPNAPWLIVGIQNS
- a CDS encoding cation:proton antiporter, producing MSVYDTVCMIAAVAIIISLINHRFGRFQTTIAITGWSVLISAVLLTLSYTGLLSVGNEQPIVNMLNNIQFDDFLLKGVLGFLLFGGALNINLNHLKDQKFEIAFLALAGTLFSTFFIGGALWFIFGEIGINIDFIYCCLFGALISPTDPIAVLAIVKKMKAPQRISTQIEGESLFNDGVGLVVFVTIFQIAFSSDTPTIGGTIELFAHEAIGGVLFGAVLGALFHFLIKTAHDSLMRIILTMLVPTAGYVMAEHIGVSGPLAMVVAGIIVGNITRTIMTEEESFQLSHFWELADEFLNAILFLLIGLIMVTFTFHRVDLVAVMIAIPLVLCGRFLSVRLSYVCFNRFRSYNSESVKILTWGGLRGGLALAMAMAIPSGIQTPFAHVELKEIIVLMTYAVVLFSIIVQGSTITPMISKAKKIDAQSATTKESHA
- a CDS encoding copper resistance protein NlpE, with the protein product MKKSILALSVLTVILAGCDGNSDKTEPKADQQPSAAVEQNASPAASGDISPNVNEPTSSAPTAVDPLQKKTSDLDWQGSYQGSLPGADGKNVDTTITLNEDQTFTMTQQIDGKDKKTEGKFAWSPEGTTLSLDNGKGKPEQYAIEDGTLIKLDAAGNKVSGDMAAQYELHKK